CCCTAAATACTAAATATAAtgcatatcgtcaccctcataaccaaagtgcctaagtcattattacatgtttctcatttgcaaatttgattttttgagtaataaacccattaTTAATCAAATTTCAAGTCGCATTCTTTATTAACTTGTGaaattcatctcttttgatgtattccacaagttaatgaagaatgcggctggaaatttgattaactatgggtttattactcaaaaaatcaaatttgcaaatgagaaacatgtaataatgacttaggcactttggttatgagggtgacgatattaaaactatttttaaaatattgtaaaagagTTGGTAGAGATGAGGAGCTTCCAGAAAGTAAAGAATGCCCTATTGTTGTTAGATAAGCAAAATGTAAATACCTTAAATCCCAGCCTATTCACTAAGTTCCTTCAGTAAACACTATTAAATTAAGTCCTAAAAAGTTTTCTCCCTcaccctctctctctcttataTTTGTTAACACTATTATCTAACTATCTATATTATTAGTTTATTGATTCTTTTCTTTCATCTTCCAAACATTTATGCTTTTATTATTAAGATCAGCCATTCTGGTGCCGGTTacattaataatgataaaattggatggttttttttcacccaatgcaaaatttattggtctcgctatgagttttaaaatattggactcgactacgtctcgtccaatattttaaaactcatagctcgaccaataaatttgtgcattgggttcaaaccatccaattttatatcacacacCGCTTGCATTAAACATACATGACTTAGCAGACGATGTTGATCCGAAGGGCCTCCTGTCATTATTTGTTTATCTACATTATATCATAATTGATAGACAAACCTATCTATCAAGTACATTCCGATGTCATTGACTCTTTCATTTTTAATTATGCAGGAAAACTCCGGAAGTACCTGTTTACGCTTCAACGCTAGAGGGCGAGACGAGACCCACTTGGTCTTCACAAGCGGgtaatgttattattttgttaaaaatttgtAATTATCAACCATTTGTTGACTTTGTCACTAGCCACAGATGTTAAGGTAAAAATCATTTTAACGCCATTTTTGAACAATTATATACGAGGAATCATTTCAAGAATCGACGATTCACATTTTGAATTATCCAACTTATAGCGGTTAATGATTTAGCATTTAGACAAGGAATTAGGAATATTTTAGTTATTATGTTTGCATTAGACAACATACTTGAGAATCTCCATATTTATAATATACAGTAGCATTGggtatataatacaaatgtttttgcattgaaaagcctgctttttCTTATGAAATGTTTTCGTTAATATGACGAGACGAGGTATGAATTAAAATGTCATCAATTTAATGTGTTTGCTTCCAGATTCCCTCGACAATCCGACGTATGACACAGAAACGAAGATTCGCAGCACTCCAGCCCCACTCGCATCCCAAACGGACCTCTCACAAGACTCGTCAACTCATTATACAGCATTACAACTCAACGAAAGAGGAAGGACTAACGGCGGGTATTCCGATAGTGATTCCTATCTCAAGTCACGAGGTGGTCATAGATCTTTAGATACGGACGATGAACATGAGTATCAAGGTCTATACACAGAAGTGCCATCAAATCCATCCTTTAAAGATCAATCTTCACCCAACACAGACTCGGAAATGGGGTTATCTCCGAGTAGTTCACTGGGTGAAAGCCTTAGAGATAGCCGTGGTGATAGTTTACAGCGTGGTGGGAAATTGTCCTCCACAGCGGAAGATACAGACTCATCGGAGCCTTATTATATCAAATTAACTCGTGATGATATGAATAGCGATCAATCACCGTGTTTAGACATTCCAAATTTAGGAATTCGTACCGGCAGTACTTCAGGTGATGATACCTCAGATTATGAACATTTGAACTTCAATCGTGAAGATATTCTTGCTCGTCAAATACATAATATTGAGGACGAGGATGAAGGAGAAAATGGCGGATATGGAATCATGGTAATGGAGGATAGAATAGGTGATGCAAACCCACCGGAAGCTTGGGCAGTTGAAGAGGAATATGATCGTCTTGATAGGGGACCTGTTGGAAGAGGTGGTACGAGACCTTTAGGTTGATGATGACATTGGGAGAAAGATAAACTCAACATTGTGAAATTCGATGATCATAGCCTCAGGGTCTTAGCCTTCACACTTTGTACTCCAAGTACTTTGGATTTAGGAATGGAAATGTTTGTCTTCTATTTGTACCGAATCTCTATTacgtgtagtcatggtagtaaaaGTGTACAAATACAGGGTACCTGACACTGTATATCTCTTGTAGACAACTATTCGGAGCACAGTGTGACCTATTTTCCTATTATATTATCATAAGGAATTATTATGTTCTCTTATGGTTAAACACATTTCAATAGTCTTTGATATTACATAGTTCTTTCGTAACATGTACTTAATATTTTGTACAACTGACGTATTCTTATATGAAAAGCAATTTTACACTACTATTTTGTATTAATCTGATCTGGTATGTGGCGATGAcaactcattttaaattttgtgtaAACAGTGtggcagtataaaacaatgacaaaGTGAGCTTATGATCTGATTTAAAGAGTCAGTGATGAGGGTACATTTAGTAGAACTTCTTGACGCCGCTGCAATTTTCAGGTTAAGCTTTAAGGTTAAAACTTCTCGCTTCTGGTTCAATTCCCGATGGTGGTAACTTCTGGGTGTAGTGACTTGAAAAAAAAGGTCTGATCAAATTTGAAACATCGGTAGATTAAATCAATTCTCCGTTCTCCCCTTGGATCGATTCCTCAGAGATGaaatgaaccatgagagtacACCGTCCTTGCCTTCGGAGAGTCATACATGTATTTCATAATTAGTTTTGAAAAGAGCAGGAATTTACCCGCTGCATGTTCCAATCCGTCCTCGTTTGTTCATGTGGAGCCTTAAGATTAGCATTACTATTATATTTGGGTTAAACAATAAACTTCTGCTTAAACAATAACatcgaaataaataaaataataaaatgcagTGATAAGTCTTACCCTCAATATCACAACGTCATTAGTTTGAGCCACACTGTGATACTCGTGACGATGACGGTGGCGTAGGGGAACAGGAACAGGAAACCCTCAATGTTACAACGTCATTAATACTCGTGACGATGACGGTGGGGTAGTGGAAAAGGAACAGGAATTCCTCAACGTCGCAATGTCATTATTTTGAGCCGCGTTGTGTTACTCGTGACGATGACGGTGGCGTAATTTGAACCATACTGGGATATTCTTGACAATGACGGTGACGTAGTAGAACAGGAAACCCTCAATGCTACGACGTCATTAGTTTGAACCGCGTTGTGATACTCGTGACGATGACGGTGGCGTTGAGGAACAGGAAACCCTTAATATCCAGCGTCTTTAATTTGGTCCACACTGTGATATTCGTGACAATGACGGTGGCGACAACTACAACTACAACAACCTCTGATAGAATACGCCTAGAAGTGTCCAAGACCTCAATGACCTACAATACTACAAGCGGAATACCTCTGGAGTCGATGCCAAGGAAATATAGCCCCGTAGGACTTGGGCTAGGTCTTTTCTTCGGATTGGCAGCAATAATTGCGATGGTTGTAGCGATAGTATTTATCTATCGGAGACATAATGAGGGAGCAGCGAATGGTCCACACTGTGATATTCGTGACAATGACGGTGGCGTAGAGGAACAGAAAACCCTTAATATCACAACGTCATTAATTTGAACCACACTGTGTTACTCGTGACAATGACGGTGGCGTAGAGGAACAGGATGCAGGAAGGGAATGAAGAAGAATCTACAAAGAAGAATGAGACGAAGATTAAGATGTTGATTGAATGACGATAGTATAAAGTGGGTAGGAAGAAAAGAAGGATATATCTACTTGAATACTGATGGTGAAGACAACTTAGTATTCACTTGTCTACACTGCTGTTACTTTTAGTGGTATTTGGAAATTATAGTTtaatacatgtattgttattagcAAACGCTGCGATAGAATTATTTAGTGTTTGTGGTTGAGTGCTTCTATGTACTTGAGTACTTTTATGTTTCTTGTAAAGTTCAACTCTGGACCAAATTTTGGTTCAGATATTTAGATTTATGTGAAACATTTGATTGAATCCTTTGGATCTGTTTGTTCAGAAATGATGTCCAAATGTAAGTGAACCCATATATCTTGCCATAACTCTGGAAGATAGTTTTTTTATAATATCTTTTCTTACAATTATTGATTGCACATGCAACATTAAGGATAGGCATACGCTTTTGGGATTGTGTAAACGAAAAAAGAAAATCTCATTGTCTAGGTTTTCTGAACCAATAAAATAACTTTTCTTTACAACAATATAAAGATAATTGTAAACAAATTATAATAACTATCAAAATATGTGTCCACTTACTATACTTTGGGCTAACCTGTACTACTGCTGTGTCCTGAGAATGATTTAGTTATATTCTCTTCAATTCTTGCTTTGAACATATATCAGGAATTGCTTTTGTAgtgttaataattaataatttaagTGAAGAAGGTCAAGGTGGCTGTCATCATGGATTCTGATTCCATAGACTGTATGCAGAAGTCTGATAAACCaagccttaaagccatattataacatttgcatacaaaatagattagcatttctttgccataaaatgttagtttttactgtcagatatatccccttttatttttgagccgaacaactacggcagagcaaagaaaattggaatttactaccagcgcatatgtcgccaatacgtaccactccttcggtcatgttatggtacggccctttgttgtgtagatcaccgtcccgcacgccgtgtacgtactgtgtgttatgaacatcgtgtatgtgttcgactaataattccatcgtaataataagacgcgggttccggcgctttattccaaatctcggattttgacaaaactacagcacctagagtcttgacatttgcagggtatattggtttaataaagtacaatataatcctgtaaaacatgaattttaaaaaatcagtgagggcgtcctcaacagcaaatgttataatatggctttaagtataatATCTGTTCTTACAATATTGCACATGCAACATTAAGGATAGGCATAAGCTTTTGGAATTGTGTAAACGAAAAAATATTTTAGTAATGCCCCTTTCATTATCTAGGATTTCTGAACCAATAAAGTAACTTTTCTTTACAACAATAAGATAAATGCAAACTAACTATAATAACTATCAAAATATGAGTCCACTAACTTTGGGCTAACCTGTACTACTGCTGTGTACTGAGAATGATTTAGTTCCCTTCCCTTCTTGCTTTGAACATTCAGGAATTGTTTTTGTAGTGTTATAAAATTTAAGAATTTATTAAGTAGCAGATTAATAATTTAAGTGAAGAAGGTCGTGGTTGCTGTCATCATGGATTCTGATTCCATAGACTGTTTGCAGAAGTCAAATAAACCAAGCCTTAAAGTGCTCTTACAAAAAAGGTTCCAAATGGCTCTAAAGTGTCCTACTGGGAGAAGAGAACACTCACGTTAGAGAACCCATCAGGGAACCATTACAGTGTCTGCAACCTTTTTTAGAAAACCAAAAACGTTCCTCGGAGTGACCAAAGATCCTTGGTTCCTTATTAAGAAACATCAAGGGTGCTCCTTAAAAGGACGAATAAAGAACCGTTTTGGAACGTTTTTTTAAAGAGCGTattatgtattaaaattatggtCGTCTTTTGTTCAATGCATACTGTTATATTGCATTTTGAACCTAGTCTTTTACACAGTTCTGTTGTGATAGTGATTTATTTGAAACTAAATGTCGTCTTGCGCGAagattttttcaataaaaatatctggtttaattaaatgttttgtaattctTTATAATCGAAGACGGTGTGTTATGAAATATGAAAAACAAGCTGATACTGAAATTTAGTAATATAATCGTCTTACTTCCCTGCATTACATGCAGCGTTTTGATAACACTGTAGTAGTTAATAAAAGCAGAATCAGTACTGATCGAAGCACTTATAGTTTCCATACCTcttgtatcccatcatgcattattcCAAGTTGCCAAATTTCGCCGCAAGTGTTCTCAGTCATTGTACGCTTTTGGtttattgttttaaaacttggtcATGATATAAACGAGGTTGGATAATGTCACTACTGCCTCACGAATTATCAATGGGAGATGAGTGTATGCTATAGTATTGAGATGCGCTATACGTCTTTTGACAtgctttaaaattaatattattcatCATTGTTTTTATAATCCTAAAATAGCAGCACTTTAATAATTATATTGGTTTAGTAGTAGTCCTCTACAATGGGCATGTATTTGTGTCATGCTTCGTAggtgacgaatgagggcagcagtctagtttAGTACGTACATTTACCATACACCACCTGGGATGGCGTCAAACGCACAGAGAAAATCTCTACAttgtataaaaccataaaactcaTTTTGCGATATATTGGTATGTACGTTGGTTGTTGTTCAGGTATTTAACAACAAGATATCCCGGAATAATGACAACACGAGCATCAAATCAGTGTGAAATTCATGCCATGCTACATTAATTGACGATATACATTCCTATCCTACAAAGATATTTTATGAtaattttttctgtattttataaAAAGCTTAAAAACTGCTTGACAACTGTGACTTAGTTAAGGATGTTTGGTAAATTTTATTGCGTGATTAAACTCAGTGTAATTTAGCACTCTAAAAGTACGTCATCAGATGCCTCCTATTGAGGGGTTAGTGCTAAATGTTCCAAAACAATATTGGTATTCTGTATTTTATGTATCTGAAATATGACACCTGgtatctattgcagataggaccttttTACAATAACCCTGCGATAACCGTCTCATTGGGAAAGACATAAAATATTTTctatttcaaatgaaaaaagaaacacgAGAAATGGGAAATGTTtaactttttaaagttaaaacttgtaatgttcaacaatatgtatattattattagctTCCAGGTCAGAAAGTATCCGAGATTTTCTACTTCAACAACAcgttcaaatgaacaaaatctaTTCATACACTGTAATAATATCATGATAACACTTCATGTTTATTAGTATACGTTTATACGAGGATTTCTATGATTCAGTAATTTCTAACTTTCGAGCTCTTTCTAACCATTGTGAAATACTTGTTGTACTTAATTGCAATGAATACCTACACAGAAACAGTTTTGTATTTTGATATCCTACAACTCCGCTATTGTAtacattgtaaaataaaaataagcgCAAAATCAAATCATGAGTGAGAATGTAtgtctattttttgcaaggcGTTGTTGTTTATCTCAAACAACTATAGAGCTAATTGCTTCGCATTTGCCCTCATAAATATTCAGAAAAGTTGGCTATTACGTTTCTTCAAGAGGAGCGAAGAaacaattaaaaataatattaatacaagctgataaaaaaaacaaacaaacaaaacaaaaaaccaaataaaacaaaagacaAACACCCAAAACccaaaatgataaattaacaGCAACACAAAAAACACCAACATTAAGACACATTTGATTTGGGGGAACATTCCTTATCAACAGTCGCACCCTCTAGTGTTGAGGCATTAACAGGTAACATTGTACCTTTTGAGCTGTATAGTGGTCAGGGCCTCAGCATAACACAAAGAATATCGCTGGTTCGATTCCAAGTTTGATGTATTCTCCGACCAGTTTTAATTGTGACACGTTGGGTTGTTTCAACTGTCATTTTCTCTTATTACGGATTATAGTACATTTTAGCAGATAGTAGAAGGTAATATAAGACGCGCTTGTTTCTACGAACGTGGCTGTCATGCTGTTGTCACTGTACTATAAAGTAGAATTGGCAGAATAATGTCGTACAATATCTGCAAATGTTCGTGACACCCAATTGCATTTGTTTTAAACTTGTTTTCTATCAGGGTTGTCACATTTTGAAACAAGTTCGTCGTGTTTAAAATTGTCTgttttcatttattattatttaaaacaatttcacGTTatagttgtttttgttttgaaacttCCAAATGCTCTCGAGAACCCAACGTATGACACAGAAACAAAGCTTCGCAGCACTCCAGCTCCACTCGCATCCCAAACGGATCTCTCACAacactgtgatgtgccctgagtaatttgatttaatttaattatttaactttgtttacaagctgaaagtatttcatgagatgggaaaccccttgtattttggaattccccaaattattgtaaacaaagtcagatctatgtttggaacttggaaattcccagttcagtatattgcaccatagtcaggaaaaccccccaggaagtgatgtaatgtgaaaggtgaatgtgtataattaatcttgggaaatcccaagattgcagcaatgttgtgaaaatgtgattgaagtaatggtttattaatagatgatgggttttttgcatgagtactgatataaaaagttgaaggcttttgttgggactttacagaatgtcatgtgagattgaaaactccacatgtgtgtgatggtcttcgtgcttcaaaataagaagtacattttaaccagtttatatagccaataattgagctaattttaatacagcaacgaagaagacagcgagcacacaaaagtgctcttcctcatcaaaggattaaaagttcttctgtcaaattgtgcaaggagtttagcataggagaaagcagcgcaaggagatatatttgtggagatagcagcgcaaaggagattggaggaagcatcatcattttcgtatgaggattttatacgcaaggatttataaatgcaagtgtactatggacttctctgattttcgcaggacaagtgaataaggatatattacatcagtcgtccagaacattgccagaactctagaatcaccaacaagaagaccgctggttaagtacctatagaataaaactaattgtgtgattttattgtaattgttgttatatgtaccaagcatactttgttttcaattaaagacttagattatgttagcttaatcaaacagtgtatttgtgttgtgcattcgtgtgagttcgggtaaaaggtgattttggccttgagtcaagtacggctcgtaacaaaattgggggctcgtccgggaaatacactgtaaaaaaagttgacattaatttactgagtcttgaaagtgaaagtacagtatggcagagttcaaagcagaagagtttcttgaaactatagattgggagaagtttgataagttgaagaaacctgatttattagcatttgcaaaatactatgaattggatgtaaagcaagccaacagaaaacaaataatcaaaaatgccttgattgaagttttggttgatgaagagtattttgatgaatccattttggacaagagaaaagaggtcaaaactgaaatcggggatgcagttaagttgaaagaactagaagttcaggtggaaatggaaaaaatgaaaatgcaattgcagttggacatgcaaaagctagatatgcaaaataaagaaaagcaagaaagattagatatggaaaataaagagaaacaagaacggctagacattgaaaaacaaaaactagcaatggaagaaaaagcacgccaagaaaagatggcgcttgagcaccacaaattagaaatggaagaaaaggaaaaactagcaaaaattcaaatggaagcacatttgaaagaaaaagaaattgagtttgaacaagagaagttggctaagctaggtgacaaatactcatcaagtttctcctcaaagtcaaagtcaggctttgacgttacaaagtatgtaaagcttgtgcctaaattcaaagaaaaagaagttgacgagtactttcaacattttgaaaaggtagctacaaatttgaaatggcctccagagcattggaccctactgttacaaagtagttttgtggggaaggccagggagacttactcagctctaccaatagagaaatgtaataattatgaagaagtcaaacaagcagtccttaaggcctatgaactggtgcctgaagcatacagacaaaagttcagagattcaagaaagcaaggagatcaaacccatgtagaatttgctagagtaaaagaacaaatgtttgacaggtggctttggtcaaaagaagtcaaagatgatttcggccaacttaagcaattggttcttatagaagagttcaagaaatgtgtccacgttgacattaaaacccatttggatgaaagcgctagcaaaattaagacgctaaacgaagcggcgacaatggcggacgactatggcttaactcacaaattgaatgggagtagatttggtcataacagaagttattcaaacaggttcagccataatcaacctagagcaaatcagggtagtacacaagaagggagatctcagtctaattcacagcatagtgctggtggtagagggaccccagggagttcaggtaacagagcaaaatttgggactgaatttaaagccaaagtaacttgtactcattgtaagagaccagggcatacgatgacccagtgttatttcttaaaaggcagacaagatgcacaaaaacagcagcaaactgctagtaatactgtgggatgtgcagtgtcacttgagtcaaacaaacaagtcagtcaaatcaagaaacaagaattcccacaaaagggaggtgagacagacaaggtgtgtgaagaatttgaaccatttgtgttagagggtgtagtatcacttggtgataatggtagtccaaagcccattaagattgtgcgagatacgtgttgtgcacggtctatgattctggaaggaactttaccctttaatgaggatagttcagcaggtaatgctttgatccagggtattgggatggaaatactgaatgtacctctccacaaaattaacttgacatctgacttagtttctggtcctgtaaccataggagttagacatgaattgccagtaaaaggagtgtccatgttgctaggaaatgatttggcaggggggaaggtttttcctgacccaatagttacagataagccctgtttacaggatgataatagtgaggaagaggagatatttcctgcatgtgcagtgacacgggcaatgagtaagagagcctcattagaaacaattgaggacaaccaaattgatgacttaggctacaatttggaagacacatttgtgtcacagttgaatgagaaagaagataaacttccttctccaggggataagaagacccctcaaaatgacacagcctctgagcatgaacaaattggggaaaccatgaaagacccattaagtcatgacaagctaattctggagcaacaaaatgacccagaactcaaagagatcaatcaaagggcattgaccctagaagaagcagaacaaaattctgtttgtttttacaaacaagatggtgtgcgaatgagaaaatggcgcccccttGATGTACCTgtcgatgaagagtggaaggtagtgcaccaaattgtggtaccaaaagtataccacactgaagtaattaacatagcacatgatagtcccatggcagggcatttgggtgttaagaaaactcatgaaagaattctgagacatttctggtggcccactctcagaaaagatgtttctgaatattgcaaaacatgtcacatatgccaagtagtagggaagccaaatcagaaaatacctcctgctccattgaagccaattccagcctttgatgaaccatttagtagggttattattgattgtgtaggccccctaccaaagactaagtcaggtaatcagtaccttctgacaattatgtgcgcgtcaacacgctttcctgaagccatacccttgaaaaatattaaagcagtgactatagtgaaagctttaaccaagttcttcacatttgtggggctccccaagtccatacagtcagatcaaggatcaaactttacttctggagtatttcagcaggtcatgtatcaattaggtatagaacagtatacctcaagtgcttaccatccagaatcacaaggtgcactagaaaggttccaccaaacattgaaaaacatgatcagaacatactgtttggaatttcagagggactgggatgagggagtacacttgttgttgtttgctgctagggaagctgttcaggaaactttagatttagtccttttgagttagtgtttggacacacagtgcgcgggcccttaaagttgttgaaagaaaagtggctcaatgagaaatcagatatcaatttgttggattatgtctccaatt
Above is a window of Amphiura filiformis chromosome 20, Afil_fr2py, whole genome shotgun sequence DNA encoding:
- the LOC140142713 gene encoding uncharacterized protein isoform X1 — protein: MELHTTTTTPNRISLEVSKTSMTYNTTSGIPLESMPRKYSPVGLGLGLFFGLAAIIAMVVAIVFIYRRHNEGAANERKTPEVPVYASTLEGETRPTWSSQADSLDNPTYDTETKIRSTPAPLASQTDLSQDSSTHYTALQLNERGRTNGGYSDSDSYLKSRGGHRSLDTDDEHEYQGLYTEVPSNPSFKDQSSPNTDSEMGLSPSSSLGESLRDSRGDSLQRGGKLSSTAEDTDSSEPYYIKLTRDDMNSDQSPCLDIPNLGIRTGSTSGDDTSDYEHLNFNREDILARQIHNIEDEDEGENGGYGIMVMEDRIGDANPPEAWAVEEEYDRLDRGPVGRGGTRPLG
- the LOC140142713 gene encoding uncharacterized protein isoform X2, whose product is MKEQEVRWTCNTVHRCEVSDRHACNMWTKTPEVPVYASTLEGETRPTWSSQADSLDNPTYDTETKIRSTPAPLASQTDLSQDSSTHYTALQLNERGRTNGGYSDSDSYLKSRGGHRSLDTDDEHEYQGLYTEVPSNPSFKDQSSPNTDSEMGLSPSSSLGESLRDSRGDSLQRGGKLSSTAEDTDSSEPYYIKLTRDDMNSDQSPCLDIPNLGIRTGSTSGDDTSDYEHLNFNREDILARQIHNIEDEDEGENGGYGIMVMEDRIGDANPPEAWAVEEEYDRLDRGPVGRGGTRPLG